In Pogoniulus pusillus isolate bPogPus1 chromosome 41, bPogPus1.pri, whole genome shotgun sequence, a genomic segment contains:
- the LOC135191989 gene encoding scaffold attachment factor B1-like, translating into MAESQSPAGLGDVTSLGGAALGSEPETRRLSELRVIDLRAELKRRSLDSGGNKSVLMERLRKAIEDEGGDPDEIPVASELTNKRTPKRTSKGRKPEEEGVEDNGLEENSRDEQEDIETSLDTLQDIDMMDISVLDEAEIDNGSAVDCGEDYSPDNILDSLSENKDNLEAEMKELPDQLTENEEDYDEIENNLDASSPSLIDMKKMEKLPLEPENEKILDILGETCKSEVLNEEPCEAERPHAQEASNVVPGKRLAEEEDALAAAQSEEDALDLDSKSAQAMARKEAKRLVVAKGETSEQTIEEEKLDSASLVVESLSDQSSKRSQGLEASSGEAAAKGAGPEGSKASKEDGKKTEDKANSEEPPATKESSASEGADQKKSPVEEDRDAKIISKDEKGHAASGSGRNFWVSGLASTTRATDLKNLFSKYGKVVGAKVVTNARSPGARCYGFVTMSTAEEATKCITHLHKTELHGKIISVEKAKSEPSGRKPSERKENEGRKEPGSERLGCVKRDEKDDSKKTEDRDEKERKDKDEKSGSSDQHKTKSGSKGTERTVVMDKSKGEPVISVKTSTTSKDRSIKSQDRKSESRERQGIVPFDKIKAQRKMREAEQRRTRERRERQQHLQTIREREERERLEIARERLEIERQRLERERMERERLERERMHIEHERRREQDRIQREREELRRQHEQLRYEQERRSAMRRPYDIDGRRDDPYWPEAKRMAMNDRYHSDFSRQDRFHDFDHRDRGRYQDHSVDRRDGSRTMMGDRDAQHYPDERHGGPDRHSRDSRESWGSYGSDRRMSESRGIPPQSRDGRDWGDHGRKFEGHQDRSWQSSVDGMIGRDHERWQGGGRGRPGHVMHRGGMSGRGGFMQSGNQSQMMHGGGMQEGFAGQERANRPNDPRFNRRY; encoded by the exons ATGGCGGAGAGTCAATCACCGGCCGGCCTGGGGGACGTCACATCCCTTGGTGGGGCTGCGCTCGGCTCAGAGCCCGAAACCCGCCGGTTGAGCGAGCTACGAGTCATCGATCTCCGGGCTGAGCTCAAACGTCGCAGCCTAGACAGCGGCGGCAATAAGAGCGTCCTGATGGAGCGGCTGAGGAAG GCCATTGAGGATGAAGGAGGAGATCCTGATGAAATCCCTGTGGCCTCAGAACTGACCAACAAGAGGACACCCAAAAGAACTAGCAAAG GAAGAAAACCAGAAGAagaaggtgttgaagacaaTGGACTAGAAGAAAACtcaagagatgagcag GAGGATATTGAAACAAGCCTGGATACCTTGCAGGACATTGACATGATGGACATTAGTGTGTTAGATGAAGCTGAAATAGATAATGGCAGTGCTGTAGACTGTGGAGAAGACTACAGTCCTGATAATATCCTTGATTCCCTCTCTGAGAATAAAGACAACCTTGAAGCAGAAATGAAAGAACTTCCAGATCAGCTAACAGAAAATGAG GAAGATTATGATGAAATTGAAAACAATTTAgatgcctcttctcccagtttaATTGACATGAAG AAAATGGAGAAGCTGCCCTTGGAGCCAG AAAATGAGAAAATACTCGACATTTTGGGGGAAACTTGTAAATCTGAAGTGCTTAACGAAGAGCCTTGCGAGGCGGAGCGGCCACACGCCCAGGAAGCCAGTAACGTGGTGCCAGGCAAGAGGCTAGCGGAGGAAGAGGACGCTCTTGCTGCCGCTCAGTCGGAGGAAGATGCTTTAGATTTGGACAGCAAATCGGCCCAAGCTATGGCAAGGAAGGAAGCAAAGCGTTTAGTTGTAGCAAAAGGGGAGACAAGTGAACAGACAATAGAGGAAGAGAAGCTGGACTCTGCCTCTTTAGTAGTAGAGAGCCTAAGCGATCAGAGTAGCAAACGCTCCCAAGGCCTGGAAGCCTCTAGTGGGGAAGCGGCGGCCAAAGGCGCAGGCCCCGAAGGCAGCAAAGCTAGCAAAGAAGAtggcaagaaaacagaagacaAAGCTAATTCTGAGGAACCCCCTGCTACTAAAGAGTCCTCAGCCAGTGAGGGCGCTGATCAGAAAaagag CCCTGTTGAGGAGGACAGAGATGCAAAGATAATCTCAAAGGATGAGAAAG GGCACGCTGCCAGTGGTTCTGGTAGAAACTTTTGGGTGAGTGGATTGGCTTCCACTACAAGAGCTACAGATCTGAAGAATCTTTTTAGCAAATATGGCAAG GTGGTGGGTGCAAAAGTGGTCACCAACGCTCGCAGTCCTGGCGCTCGCTGCTATGGCTTTGTCACAATGTCTAcagcagaggaagccacaaagtgTATAACTCACCTCCACAAAACCGAGCTACATGGAAAAATCATCTCTGTAGAGAAG GCAAAAAGCGAACCCTCTGGGAGGAAACCAAGTGAAAGAAAGGAgaatgaaggaagaaaagaaccaGGCAGTGAGAG ACTTGGCTGTGTTAAAAGAGATGAGAAAGATGATTCTAAAAAGACAGAAGACAgagatgaaaaagaaagaaaggataaAGATGAAAAGTCTGGTTCATCAGATCAACATAAAACCAAGTCAG GAAGCAAAGGAACAGAGAGAACAGTAGTAATGGATAAATCCAAAGGAGAACCTGTCATTAGTGTGAAAACATCAACTACATCAAAAGACAGA AGCATTAAGAGCCAGGACCGCAAGTCGGAGAGCAGAGAGCGGCAGGGGATTGTGCCCTTCGACAAGATCAAAGCGCAGCGCAagatgagggaggcagagcagcgccg CACTCGTGAGCGccgggagaggcagcagcacctgcagacCATCCGGGAAcgagaagaaagggaaaggctGGAGATTGCTCGGGAGAGGCTGGAAATTGAAAGGCAACGCCTTGAACGGGAACGGATGGaaagagagaggctggagagggaacgGATGCACATCGAGCACgaaaggaggagggagcaggatCGCATCCAGCGGGAGAGGGAGGAGCTGCGGCGGCAGCATGAGCAGCTGCGCTACGAGCAGGAGCGGCGCTCTGCCATGAGGAGGCCTTATGACATAGATGGCAG GAGAGATGATCCATACTGGCCAGAGGCCAAACGAATGGCAATGAATGACAGGTACCACTCCGACTTCAGCCGCCAGGATCGCTTCCACGACTTCGATCACAGGGACCGGGGCCGTTACCAGGACCATTCAGTAGACAG GAGGGATGGCTCCAGGACAATGATGGGAGATCGAGATGCACAA CACTACCCAGATGAGCGCCATGGAGGACCAGATCGGCACTCGCGAGACTCCcgggagagctggggcagctACGGCTCCGACAGGAGAATGAGTGAGAGCAGAGGGATCCCCCCACAGTCCAG AGATGGACGTGACTGGGGAGATCACGGTCGGAAGTTTGAAGGCCATCAAGACCGTTCGTGGCAGAGCAGCGTGGATGGGATGATAGGAAGGGATCATGAGAGATGGCAAG gTGGGGGTAGAGGCAGACCTGGTCACGTGATGCATCGTGGAGGCATGTCAGG GCGTGGAGGCTTCATGCAAAGTGGCAACCAAAGTCAGATGATGCATGGAGGAGGAATGCAAGAAGGCTTTGCCGGCCAGGAGAGAGCAAACAGACCCAACGACCCTCGTTTCAACCGCCGCTACTGa